A window of the Barnesiella propionica genome harbors these coding sequences:
- a CDS encoding NAD(P)/FAD-dependent oxidoreductase, whose protein sequence is MSHTAKQQIVIIGGGFAGINLIKKIDTHLYDIILIDQNNFHAFPPLFYQIASSGLEPAAICFPFRQELRKLKQVRFHMGNAKSVDTKEQTVTTDSGILHYDYLIIATGTTNNFFNINNLQESVFTLKSTAEAIRVRNEVLNNLELASTCSDPELKKSLLCFAVVGGGPTGVEIAGALGEMKKYILQREYPELKKEDVRVIIIEGTDKLLRTMSPIASEKARTYLQQLEVEIKLNKSLVSYDKEVLQFNDGETLACRTVIWTAGVTGVLIDGLPKEVIGRGNRILTDEYNRIKGYDNIFALGDIALMITEAYPSGHPQLAQVAIQQGRLLAKHLNNRKFDTPFIYNDMGSMATIGRNRAVADFTHMHMYGRPAWFMWMFVHLISLLGMKNKIFVLLNWTWNYFTYNASLRLLIRPTFYPIRKKWKEPIS, encoded by the coding sequence ATGTCACACACTGCAAAACAACAAATCGTCATTATAGGAGGAGGTTTCGCAGGTATAAACCTGATAAAAAAAATAGATACCCACCTCTATGATATAATACTTATAGACCAGAACAATTTTCATGCATTTCCACCTTTGTTTTATCAGATAGCATCATCCGGCCTGGAACCGGCGGCCATTTGTTTTCCGTTCCGTCAGGAATTAAGGAAATTAAAACAAGTCCGTTTTCATATGGGAAACGCAAAATCTGTCGATACAAAAGAACAAACAGTTACAACAGATTCGGGAATATTGCATTACGATTATTTAATTATCGCAACCGGTACGACGAATAATTTTTTCAATATAAATAACTTGCAGGAATCTGTTTTTACGCTTAAATCGACAGCCGAAGCAATCAGGGTACGCAACGAAGTGCTCAATAATCTGGAACTTGCCAGTACCTGTAGCGATCCTGAACTAAAAAAATCGTTGCTTTGTTTCGCCGTTGTCGGAGGGGGGCCCACGGGTGTAGAAATAGCCGGAGCATTAGGTGAAATGAAAAAATATATATTGCAACGGGAATACCCTGAACTTAAAAAAGAAGATGTACGTGTTATCATCATCGAGGGAACCGATAAATTATTACGTACAATGAGCCCTATCGCTTCGGAAAAGGCTCGTACGTATCTGCAGCAACTGGAAGTAGAAATAAAGCTGAATAAAAGCTTGGTATCTTACGATAAAGAAGTCCTTCAATTCAATGACGGAGAAACACTGGCCTGTCGTACTGTTATATGGACCGCCGGTGTCACGGGTGTTCTTATCGATGGATTGCCTAAAGAAGTAATAGGCCGTGGAAACCGTATTCTCACAGACGAGTATAACCGAATAAAAGGATACGACAATATATTCGCTTTAGGAGATATAGCCCTTATGATTACAGAAGCATATCCGTCCGGACACCCTCAACTGGCACAAGTGGCAATACAACAGGGACGATTGCTGGCAAAACACCTGAACAACCGAAAATTCGACACCCCCTTCATATATAATGATATGGGAAGCATGGCGACTATCGGCAGAAACCGGGCTGTAGCAGATTTCACTCATATGCATATGTATGGACGACCTGCCTGGTTCATGTGGATGTTTGTTCATTTAATCTCTCTTTTAGGAATGAAAAATAAAATATTCGTATTATTAAACTGGACCTGGAATTATTTTACTTACAACGCTTCATTAAGACTACTTATACGTCCTACATTTTATCCTATAAGAAAAAAATGGAAAGAACCTATTTCATAA
- a CDS encoding tetratricopeptide repeat protein yields the protein MLKLRFRYILPVILSVISFTLPAQINTDRVMNIGRNALYFEDYVLSIQYFNQVIKVKPYLAEAYFYRAVAKISLDDYTGAEEDCSLCIERNPFIVNAYQVRGIARQNLGNYQGAIDDYNEGLRYAPEDRTFLQNKAIAFVQLEKYNEAEVSFEELIKIHPNYYNGYMSRGQFYLEKGDTIKALADIDKAISIDKNISSAYAQRAVIKLRHNDDYAGALEDMNEALRLSPAEVAYYVNRALIKYHMEDLRGAMADYDHVLEIQPHNLITRYNRGLLRMQVGDRNRAITDFSEVIKAEPENYFAYYNRAVLNDELGNYRAAIKDYDVVLKEYPDFAAGFYARSEAKRKSGDMKGGEQDFNKALALQKTTQYTPVSADGKTDNKKSGDNSERKESDKNINKFDRILVADAENDIKPKYDNRMRGRVQDQNIQITIEPSFILTYYEKTREVGHGVAYSREVDDINRSKLLARQLLLTNAELSLSTAQINNHFSSINDYSKLIDINSQNPMPYFARALDFMLIQDFSSAIDDLNRTIMLSRNFMLAYFMRAAIRFKQIEYKISTESANGIDLLPSQQERGTFGLRAHKIDTPLKTGSKDESLSLEYEMVLRDYEKVLEMSPGFVYGWFNRANVRCAQKDFRGAILDYNEAIRLRPDFGEAYFNRGLVYLKQGNEKEGIADLSKAGELGIVGAYNILKRLSD from the coding sequence ATGCTCAAGCTTAGATTTAGATACATACTTCCGGTAATTTTATCTGTTATATCTTTTACTCTTCCAGCCCAGATTAATACAGACAGGGTCATGAACATTGGGCGAAATGCGCTTTATTTCGAAGACTATGTATTGTCCATTCAATATTTCAATCAGGTAATAAAAGTCAAACCGTATCTGGCCGAAGCTTATTTTTACAGGGCCGTAGCGAAGATCAGCCTGGATGATTATACAGGGGCTGAAGAGGATTGTAGCCTTTGTATAGAACGTAATCCTTTTATTGTGAATGCTTACCAGGTGAGAGGGATTGCGCGGCAGAACCTGGGTAATTACCAGGGGGCTATTGATGACTATAACGAGGGGCTTCGTTATGCTCCCGAAGACCGGACTTTCCTTCAAAACAAGGCTATCGCTTTTGTACAGTTAGAAAAATATAACGAAGCGGAAGTAAGTTTTGAAGAGTTGATAAAAATACATCCGAATTATTATAACGGATATATGAGCAGGGGGCAGTTCTATTTAGAAAAAGGAGATACGATAAAAGCCTTAGCCGATATTGACAAAGCTATTTCTATAGATAAGAATATCTCCTCTGCATATGCACAACGTGCGGTAATTAAGCTTCGTCATAATGATGATTATGCCGGAGCTTTGGAAGATATGAACGAGGCTTTGAGGTTGAGTCCGGCCGAGGTGGCATACTACGTGAACCGTGCTTTGATAAAATATCATATGGAAGATCTGAGAGGTGCTATGGCCGATTATGATCATGTTCTTGAAATACAACCGCACAATCTTATTACGCGCTACAATAGAGGTTTGTTGCGCATGCAGGTAGGAGACCGGAACCGGGCTATTACAGATTTTTCGGAGGTTATTAAAGCCGAGCCTGAAAATTACTTTGCTTATTACAACCGGGCCGTATTGAATGACGAATTGGGCAATTATCGGGCTGCCATTAAAGATTATGACGTGGTTCTTAAGGAATATCCTGATTTTGCCGCAGGATTTTATGCCCGTTCCGAAGCCAAAAGGAAATCGGGAGATATGAAAGGTGGCGAACAAGATTTTAACAAGGCTCTGGCTTTACAGAAAACGACACAATATACTCCGGTATCGGCAGATGGTAAGACGGACAATAAAAAGTCAGGCGATAATTCGGAACGAAAAGAATCAGATAAGAATATTAATAAATTTGACCGCATATTAGTTGCCGATGCCGAAAATGACATTAAACCTAAATATGATAACCGTATGAGGGGAAGGGTACAGGATCAAAATATACAGATTACCATAGAACCGTCTTTTATTCTTACTTATTATGAAAAGACCCGTGAGGTAGGTCACGGTGTTGCATATTCCCGTGAGGTAGATGATATTAACAGGTCGAAGTTACTGGCACGCCAGTTATTACTGACCAATGCCGAACTCTCTTTATCAACTGCCCAGATAAATAATCATTTTTCTTCGATAAACGATTATTCGAAATTGATAGATATTAATTCTCAAAATCCAATGCCTTATTTTGCCAGGGCTTTGGATTTCATGCTCATTCAGGATTTTTCCAGTGCTATTGATGACTTGAACCGTACCATAATGTTGAGCCGCAATTTTATGTTGGCATATTTTATGCGCGCTGCTATCCGGTTTAAACAAATCGAGTACAAAATATCCACCGAATCAGCTAATGGCATTGATTTATTACCGTCGCAACAAGAACGGGGAACTTTCGGGTTGCGAGCTCATAAAATAGATACTCCCTTGAAAACAGGCTCGAAAGACGAATCGTTGTCTTTGGAATATGAAATGGTTTTGAGAGATTACGAGAAAGTACTGGAAATGTCTCCCGGTTTTGTTTATGGCTGGTTCAACCGGGCAAATGTACGTTGCGCCCAAAAAGATTTCCGGGGAGCGATTCTTGACTACAACGAAGCAATACGGCTTCGCCCTGATTTTGGCGAGGCCTATTTCAACCGTGGACTGGTTTATTTAAAACAAGGAAATGAAAAAGAAGGTATAGCCGACTTGAGTAAGGCTGGGGAGCTCGGCATAGTAGGAGCTTACAATATTTTAAAGAGATTGAGTGATTAA
- a CDS encoding META domain-containing protein: MKKIIYLCIALSAILLAVSCNTGKQTIKEKKNTTVSSKPKPVINTKPEMLEGEWIIETANGNTVVGEEPVQITFDMKNKRVYGNNGCNVFNGNFILSGNNHIRFDQMVMTMKACAPNVTDGAVMKALNDVQSFKVKSENGKFMVVELYNAQKQPVMQINKRISYLLNGRWKVTSLNGKNITENAPTMVIDIPEKKLHGNTSCNIMNGTIVLDNKWPNSIQFAGVATTRRACMGPNVEMEFLLSLEAINAFQEIDENRLELYDALHKGENIIIIEKI, encoded by the coding sequence ATGAAAAAAATAATTTATCTTTGTATCGCATTATCTGCCATTTTACTGGCTGTATCCTGCAATACCGGTAAACAAACTATAAAAGAAAAGAAAAATACCACCGTTTCTTCAAAACCTAAACCCGTAATCAATACTAAACCTGAAATGCTGGAAGGCGAATGGATCATAGAAACGGCGAATGGTAATACCGTTGTAGGAGAAGAACCGGTACAAATCACTTTTGATATGAAAAACAAACGTGTATATGGAAATAATGGGTGTAACGTATTTAACGGAAATTTTATATTAAGCGGTAATAACCACATCCGTTTCGACCAGATGGTCATGACAATGAAAGCTTGCGCTCCAAATGTAACCGATGGTGCCGTTATGAAAGCACTGAATGATGTGCAATCATTTAAAGTAAAATCCGAAAACGGGAAATTTATGGTTGTAGAATTATATAATGCACAGAAACAACCTGTCATGCAAATCAATAAAAGAATAAGTTATTTGCTGAACGGACGCTGGAAAGTCACATCACTGAACGGGAAAAATATTACAGAAAATGCTCCTACCATGGTTATTGACATTCCTGAAAAAAAATTACACGGTAACACCAGTTGCAATATTATGAACGGGACAATTGTCCTCGATAACAAATGGCCCAACAGCATACAATTCGCAGGAGTAGCAACGACCCGGCGTGCCTGTATGGGGCCCAACGTAGAAATGGAATTTTTACTGTCATTGGAAGCGATCAATGCGTTTCAGGAAATAGACGAAAACCGGCTCGAATTATATGACGCTCTCCACAAAGGAGAAAATATTATTATCATCGAAAAAATATAA